In the Nicotiana tabacum cultivar K326 chromosome 16, ASM71507v2, whole genome shotgun sequence genome, one interval contains:
- the LOC107775746 gene encoding peroxisomal membrane protein 11A-like, whose product MEPKNRDFLIHLEAYLSKRDGVDKLLKISRYASKIIIASSVIPESLPLSRRLKSFESSVGVSRKAFRLGKFVQDLNALRSANISSKEELILSILAYGGEGLYYFVEQFVWLGKAGLIDKKNLSNLQKISAWCEFIGYIGSVSLKVKELKKISEDEACLVSTIEISIIRGIGYNEEEEKLRKLRMKKLMKRLSVIQDFADGLMALADIRDGKGLFSGPLLLSSAGLLSALISTHKNWISC is encoded by the coding sequence ATGGAACCCAAAAACAGAGATTTCCTGATCCATCTAGAAGCTTACCTCTCCAAACGTGACGGCGTTGACAAATTACTCAAAATCTCCCGTTACGCTTCCAAAATCATCATCGCCTCCTCCGTTATCCCCGAATCCCTTCCGTTATCTCGACGTTTAAAATCCTTCGAATCAAGCGTCGGCGTTAGCCGTAAAGCGTTTCGCTTAGGAAAATTCGTACAAGACTTGAACGCACTCCGTTCAGCTAATATCAGTTCAAAAGAAGAATTAATTCTCTCGATTTTAGCTTACGGAGGCGAAGGATTGTACTATTTTGTCGAGCAATTTGTTTGGTTAGGTAAAGCGGGGTTAATTGATAAGAAGAATTTGAGTAATTTACAGAAGATTAGTGCTTGGTGTGAGTTTATTGGGTATATTGGAAGTGTGAGTTTGAAGGTTAAGGAATTAAAGAAGATTAGCGAAGATGAGGCGTGTTTGGTTTCGACTATTGAGATTTCGATAATTAGGGGAATTGGGTataatgaagaagaggaaaaattaaggaaattgaGAATGAAGAAGTTAATGAAGAGGTTAtcagtaattcaggattttgctGATGGATTAATGGCTTTGGCTGATATTAGAGATGGTAAAGGGCTGTTTTCTGGGCCGCTGTTGTTGTCATCAGCTGGGCTTTTGTCAGCTCTCATTAGCACACATAAGAATTGGATTTCTTGCTGA
- the LOC107792444 gene encoding uncharacterized protein LOC107792444 — translation MSSSPELRSPAKINGDTRKILGPGGNRVRDLEEQKRKKEGVKKPGRPKKSTVSQTVVRVRGNGSVDSSSSESSTIKAMNSKRGVERTDVKKPAKIVPEGVEAAELLSPLVPVPLKRCDWITPNSEPLYISFHDEEYGNPAYDDTKLYELLALSQALAEMTWPAILNKRHVFRKMFDNFDPSSLANVNEKKLRSLTESGKSLLSEPKIRAIIENAKQFQKIQQEFGSFSNYCWRFVNQKPIKSGFRYARQVPAKTPKSELMSKDLMKRGFLCVGPTVVYSFMQVAGIVNDHLITCFRYNECNNNNNGKQQSQTKLVKIDIQGDPAETTQFMTI, via the exons ATGTCGTCTTCACCGGAGCTCCGGTCACCGGCCAAAATTAACGGTGATACGAGGAAAATACTTGGGCCGGGTGGAAATCGGGTCAGAGATTTAGAAGAGCAGAAGAGGAAAAAGGAAGGAGTTAAAAAACCCGGAAGGCCTAAGAAGTCAACAGTTTCACAGACTGTTGTGCGGGTACGGGGCAATGGGTCAGTTGATAGTTCTTCCTCGGAGTCGTCTACTATAAAAGCTATGAATTCAAAGAGAGGAGTTGAAAGGACTGATGTGAAAAAACCTGCTAAAATTGTTCCTGAAGGAGTTGAAGCAGCTGAGCTTTTGTCTCCTTTGGTTCCAGTTCCGCTTAAGCGTTGCGATTGGATAACACCGAACTCGG AACCCCTGTATATTTCTTTCCATGACGAAGAATATGGAAACCCAGCTTATGATGATACAAAGCTATATGAACTACTTGCCCTATCACAAGCATTGGCAGAAATGACCTGGCCTGCAATCCTTAATAAGAGACATGTATTCAG GAAGATGTTTGACAACTTTGATCCATCATCTCTTGCAAATGTTAATGAAAAAAAGTTGCGGTCGCTAACAGAAAGTGGAAAATCATTGCTATCTGAACCAAAGATACGTGCAATCATAGAGAACGCAAAGCAGTTCCAGAAG ATTCAGCAGGAGTTTGGTTCCTTTAGCAACTATTGCTGGCGCTTTGTAAATCAAAAGCCAATAAAAAGTGGATTTCGCTACGCGCGTCAAGTACCGGCTAAAACACCAAAATCAGAACTTATGAGTAAGGACTTGATGAAAAGAGGCTTTCTTTGCGTGGGACCAACAGTTGTGTATTCATTCATGCAAGTTGCGGGTATAGTTAATGATCATCTCATTACATGCTTCAGATACAATGaatgtaacaacaacaataatggcaAACAGCAGTCACAAACGAAGTTAGTAAAAATAGACATACAAGGGGACCCTGCTGAGACCACTCAATTCATGACCATTTGA